The following is a genomic window from Fundulus heteroclitus isolate FHET01 unplaced genomic scaffold, MU-UCD_Fhet_4.1 scaffold_132, whole genome shotgun sequence.
TGTGAAACCATGATGCTAGAACTCCACCTAGAGTTAGGACTTCTGTCATCTACTGCAAAAACAAGGACTATTCCAGCAGCTACTTCTCACTGATTTTCCTAATCTCATCTAAAACGTCGAGTAAAAGCAGTTCTGGTCTTACTTCTGTCCACCTGCCCGTCTCTAGCTTCACCTCCTGCTGCAGACGCCGGGTTGCAACcactgagctgcagagatcgGCCATCAGCAGCACGCAGGAAATAAACCAGCGCCTCTAGGTTCCACCCATGTTTCTGCAGAGTTAAAGTCCAGGTATGCTCAGCAGAATGGGGACTTTTAGGTTAAATCAAGCAATAATGCTTTTcctttccataaaaaaaaaaaaaagaagatttcaCTATTAAATAGAGCTTGGGTCCTGGCTCCAGCTGGGTGGGCTAGGAGGGGAAAACTAACGGAGAGCAAGTAAACATCAACGCTTCCTATAAAACCTAAACATCTAAGAATAGCTCACCCATCTCTGCTACTGTaggcctttaaaaaataaacctctCTGATGACGGGCTGTCTTCGTACCTGTGGGATGGAACTGCACAAACTCCATATCCTGGCAGGGCAGGCCCGCTCTGGTCACCATGGCGTTTCCGTCTCCTGTGCTGGTGTGGGCGGACGTGCAGCTGAAATACGTTCTTCCATAACCCCTGAAACCGAGAATTAAGTCCGGTTACAACCACGACTCCCCCCGGGCTGACCACGCCGAGCTCCAGCTGAACGCGCGCCGTTACCCGGTGGCGATGACGGTGTTCTGGGCCCGGAAGCGGTGAATGGAGCCGTCCTCCATGCAGAGCGCGATGACTCCTTTGCACTCCCCGTCCTCCATCAGCAGATCCAGGGCAAAGTACTCCACGAAGTAGCTGGTGTCGTAACGCAGCGACTGAACGACAGGCGGGAGGAAGGATGTTCAGCAGAGAGACAAGCAGCTGGGAGCGGGCAGGAGGGAGAGGTGGATGGACGTTCTCACCCTTCCATAAAGCGTATGCAGCAGGGAGTGTCCGGTCCTGTCCGCCACGCAGCAGCAGCGGTGGGCCTGGCCCCCCTTCCCGTACTTCAGACTCTGACCACCGAAGGCCCGCTGGTAGATCTTCCCTTCTTCGGTGCGGCTGAACGGCATGCCGAAGTTTTCCAGCTGGCAAGGTGAAGCAACACGAGCCTCGCGTCAATTACTGTAAATCTGTACTAAACCATTTCTATGGAGCTAAAGGAGCTAATACTGCAGTAGGAACATCACACCAAAGCTTAGACTGTTGCGGCACAAggcatgcactgcaaaaacgaaactaaaagtaagtcgaattttcttaaactgagtgtatttgtccttgatttgagcacgcaAATAAGaaaatttgccaatggaataagatttttgcacttaaaataggaacaattcatctacatcatcttatttcaagtgcagtatgtgtaattatcttattttagggatcaaaatactcattccactggcagataatcttatttatctgctcaaatcaaggacaaatacaccaacttccagaaaatgtgacttacttttagttccgtttttgcagtgtgatcaTCCATGAGCGTTTAGGAGAGAGACCTTACCTCCACTACGGCTGCAGGAGCCTGCTCCGTCATGTAATGGATGGCGTCCTGGTCTCCCAGCCAATCTGATCCCTTCACCGTGTCGTAGAAATGCCAGCGCCAGTCGTCCTCCTCCATGTTGCCCAGAGCCGCGTTGATCCCACCCTAGGAACGAGACCATTTTACTCACAAAGACGTCCGTCAGCTGAGTTAGGACAGAGCGCTCTCCTAAAGGACTCGTGTTCCTGACGGCGTGAACCATTCTGCTGGGGTACCTGAGCGGCGACGGTGTGAGACCTGGTGGGGAAGAGCTTGGTGACGCAGGCGGTGTTGAAGCCGGCCTCCGACAGGCCGAACGCAGCCCGAAGCCCGGCCCCTCCTGCTCCCACCACCACCGCGTCAAACTCGTGATCCACCACAGGGTACTGAGTGGAGATCTGaagacaggcagacagaacgCATCCTCAAACCTCTGCTAAACGGTGCTTCGTGAACACCGCACACGCCAGGGCGCCCTAAATGGAAGCATCAAACGGAAAGGAGAACTCACGTCATCTGCTACTTTGGCGTTTTTCTTCTTGCCGTAGATGGAGAAGTGAAAGCTCCTGTAGCCCTGAACAGCAGCCGCAGGGACCTGCCGGGGAAGACAGACAGTTAAGAAGTCGTCTGGATGGCACAAGGTCGGAGCTCCTAGTGAGCGTCTAAATGTTGACGCTAGAGTCCGGAAtccagtttgttagtaaattatGATGCCCAGCAACATTGTGTGCTGGTTTAAAACCGCACGAAGCTGcatgaaatgtttttctccATCAACTTCAGCTTAATCCTTCAACTCACGGCTACATCGTCATCCAAATCCTGCTGATTGTAATAATCAGATAATTACAACTAAACCAATCATTACAACTGCTGAAGACCAGAAGTTTGCCCATCTGTGCATTGAAATTTGCTCTGCACCGTCACTGGCGAGTCAGGCCTATTAAAGTATTGTAGTCTgttgaatttttctttttaccaccCTGAAAAGGGACCATTAGCAGCTAAAGACTATATGCAGGTATAAGCCCCTAAGGGAGTGATGTGGTTggccagtgcaatcaactggtttaaaaaaaaaaaaaaacatagaaaaacaaCAAGGAGCTCATGTCTTGTTTGTCTGTGTTATGTGTATTTATATGcattctgagccagtgtctgcCTCACCAATTgaattatggtaacacatgatgacaataaagcttcCTGACCATAGAGCCATACACAAAGGATGTGTAATATGGGCTAAACTGAGCAGAATTTAGCAAAACTACTAAAAGGTGAAGCCTCGTCTGTGACAGGATGCTGGCAGGTTTCATCTAAGCGTAACCAGCCGTTAGTTCAATATTTTAGACTTTCCATAGACCATCATTGGGGACCTGGTTCGCTTCATTGAGTTAGAGGCCAATGGTTTATGGGAAAACACAAGTAAATATCAACGGCAATGATCTCAAACAAATACGTAAACCAAACaacactgaaactaaaaaaagGAGACATTCATAATTAAACATGGCTAAAGAAGGCGCACAGATCAATTAAGTTTTATTCTCCTCACAGCAGTCCATAGACCTGTGAcaaattgtatgtttttttatgtgttttttcacTGTTCTCTCGGCTATAAGTTTTACCATAAAGCACTTTAGACTGCAGTCTGAGAAAGGGGCCTCATAAATAACAGTTACTTACCATTTACTACAAGTTGGATCATAACTAGAGAAACCAGCTgtgtaaatctaaataaataatagtaatcttacaaaggggggggggagataagGGATCAGTAAGTGATTATTCTGTAAGTTAGTCCTGctttcataaaaataataataggatTCTTCATCAGCCATCTTGAATGTTGGCAGTTTTTCTATTTTCCACTCCCACCTTCCTATCCCTAGATGGCTGTGGTGTTTTGACGCACAGCTAATCTGCATCAAACTATCAGGAATAACTAAACAgattaaggatttttttgttgtcgttAACTATTCACGAAGCAacaaggaagggggggggggggggggtaggtaAGTATTAAAGGTGGAACCATAATGCAAGGTTTGACCAGCTGCTATATTATCCACAGCCACTTAAAAAGCACATTTACGTCAAGATTTTGCACTGCATGATTATAAACAGGTCATTGTGAGTACACAGTTAAATGTATTCTTAGCAGCACGCGACTCTACAAACGAGACTGATGGCAAAgttttccacacaaaaaaatgtctcaTAAATTCCACAAATATGAATCGaaattaataatgtttttttaaaatatatacatatatatgcagTATACCAGGACATAATTAATATCCTCACTGATGTTGGCAGAGGTGTCACATTGAGACACCCTATGCTACATAATAGGTTACGCAAGCAACAACTCGGTGGTTATGAAAGCAAGCCTTACTAGCTCTCAGTCTAAAGTATAATGACGCACGTTTACGCCCATAACTACAGCATATCTACAGAAAGACGTGCCCGAATATGCTGGAATGTCCAGCGGTGGTTACTGACCGCTTTCGTGTTAGAGAGCACCCTCTTGGAGAGAAGACGGGACGCCGCGCTAACAGTCGCCATGTTGTCGGTTGGAGAACTGCCCCGCCGACGTTGGAGGAAGAGTTATGCTGTCGGACTGGACTGAACCACTGCCCAAAAAAGGGGGGACGCTTATTTTGCAACTGATATTTTTTactcatataaatatataaaattattttcaacaatAATCTTGGTTTTTAACATTTAGACTTACCCCACAGGAAAACTATTGTTGCGTTTTGACATGTGGTTAAGGTTTTATGCAAGTCGATTTAAATGAAACCCCCCTATCAAGCTGTGCGCAATAGAGAACGGTCATAATTGTATAAGCGGAGTATGTAGGAACAAATGCATAAGTGACCTAGGCATTTCATTCAAGGTGAGAAGCAATTGCATACAgtaaccaaacaaaaaaatctgtcttGGCTCTATATAATTATGGCGCAGCTATATTCCCCATATTTAGTTTGATGTTAACAAATTGCGGCCGCAAAGCTAAAGGTTAGCCAGCATGCTAGCTGATGctagctttgtttttgctctgctAAACTGGCAAACCTCCTGCTCAGGCATCACCATGTAAACACATTTCTACAGTTTATGCTGACCTGATTGCGATacctaaatgcatttttttcaatGCTAACATCAAATCTAAACTTATGTTTACGTGGGaacttatgtttttattttactctattttaaatagtaaaataGCCACACAATCTTGTTCAGTAACCTATGCGATCTGTCTGCTCTGGTACAGTTGTTTTGACAATCAGTGTTTTTACCCATATTTATTCAAAACTGCAGACATATCTATGAATCTCAAAGAAAACTGCAGAAGgagtaaatgtaaatattgtttttattattattgattttttttttttgtatccttctAGCAGGCTCCATGAATAACTTGAATGACCCCCCTAGATGGAACATCGAACCAgaccagagagggagggagggaggagatgGCAACCATTGGAACTACGCCCTGCTGGTCCCCATGCTGGGACTGGCAGCATTTCGTGAGTTACACAACCAGATGCCTCTAGAAGAGTTTGGAttggctgttttgttttttaacagatGAGAGAAACACTAGATTGAACAGCAGGCGGGGTTGAATGGTTTCCCGACCATTGAATCTTAAGTAAATTATTGATGCCTACTTTTCTGGAACCTTTGGATCAAGTTAATAATCTTTATtcacacaaataaacaaaaagatgaATATATATGAATATGAAGTGGTTATCTTTCTTGGGATTTGTGTAAAATAGTAATACACCATTTATTATAGAAATTATTGTTCTTTGTgacattcagttcaattcaattttatttatatagcgccaattcatgatacatgtcatctcaaggcactttccaaagtcaaattcaatcagattacacagattggtcaaaaagtttcctatctaagcaaacccagtagattgcatcaagtcttggcaagcagcattcactgctcctggagaagcgtagacccacagggacagtcgtctgcattgtctgcattgtccatggctttgcagcaatccctcaaaccGAGCAAGCaggaagtgacagtggaaagaaaaactccccttttacaggaaggaaaacctccagcagaaccgggctcagtatgaacggtcatctgcctcgaccaactgggggttagagaaaacagagcagagactcaacaagagagacaaaaaagcacagaagcacacattgattcagtaatctgttctacattagatggtaatagcgggtgatctgtcttccctggatgatgtcatagtttacagaacgccagaccaggtgtacctctatgagaaaaaaattaaatggcaacaagcaatgcaaattggagaacagtaagagaactcagcagagagaaaaaaaatagatcttgatatcctccagtagcctaagcctatagcagcataactatagagctagctcagggtaacctaagccactctaactataagctttgtcaaaaaggaaagttataAGCTTAGCCTTAAAAGGACAGACTCACGGACctaaactgggagttggttccacaggagaggagcctgatagctaaaggatctgcctcccattctacttttagagactctaggaaccaccagcagacctgcagtctgagagcgaagtgctctgttaggaacatacggggtaatcagagctctgatatatgatggagcttgattatatattgtttataaactatggaaatttaaaaaaggaatgcCCTAATGTCCatgtagggaaaaaaaactttgccaGGGAATTTTGAAATCTTCAATGAACAATAGCTGTTTCtatggtgctttttttttttttataagcgtcttaattttaattttagtaaGACCAGATTAGCTAGATACAAACTGCAATATTCTCCTCCTCTTGATATCGTTCCCGTATTTCTATATATCGATGTCCACTGTTATCTTTAAAGGATGGATATGGACGAGAGACTCCCAGAATGAGATCCAGAAGGTTAAAGTCCAGTACGACACAGACGTGTCCACGATAAAAAGCGAGATGGAGTCTCGCTACCGGGACACGCTGACGGAGAGCCGCAGGGCTGTGGCCACGCTTGAGCTGGAACTGGAGAAGGAGAAGCAGAGGGTGAAAGGATACCAGCAGGCTCTGGTCTCACACAGCCAGCGTCTGATCCAGGAGCGGAAACAGCTGGAGCAGGTACTCGCCTCAGCTTTACCAGAGCCATTTTCCCCCGTGCTTGTCTattctgtgttttcttctttAAGATTGAAACATTGTGTCATCTACATAAGGAGCGAGAGGCACTGAATGACGAGAAGCGAAAGTCAGTCAAATCCGGGATCGCTGGCGCTGCGCTGCGTGACGCCCTGGAAAGAGAGGCCAGCTGGTACCAGCGGGCCGCGGCCACTCTGAGGGACCTGGAGGGTCTCCTGGTGGAGCGTCAGAACGCCTACTGCTCTCTCATCCAGCCCCGCGACCACCGGCTGGAGATGGAGAAGAACATGCTGCTCAAGGTCGTCAAGGATCCCGTCGCTGCAGAGCTAGGTCTGGAGTCTGACTTGAAGGACATTTTTAAGAGAGACAAGCACTGTGCAGATCTGATGAACATGGACAAGAGGAAGAATGGCAGCCTCATGTGGGTTTACCTGAAGTACTGGCAGCTGCAGATCACTTTGCAGAGACACAGAAGAGCCGAGGAAGCCGTATTCGAAGGGAGAACCCAGAGTCCCGAAAAATAACCtggataagctttttttttattatttggctTTGAAGGATGTTAGGTGAATGTGGAGCAGGAGCCATCTGATAGGGATGTTATGCAAATATCTTATTCGGACGTTGTTTTTCTAATCTGCTTTTGTCCCAGTCATGACCTCATGAGTTTAGGGaactttataaaaataaaggtCTAATTTCTGAAGCCTGAATTAAGACTTGGTAGCTTTAATTTAACTTTGTGGTAAGTTAAAATGCACTTTGATACATCAGGTGATGTCTGACGGCActttaaatggaaaaagttccttttttctctgaggtaaagtaagaaagaaaaatacattcttaaaatgtacacattaagttgacctcttttttttttactctgttctCTTTAAGAGAAGTTCAAGTTGCACATGAATCTGCTAATGTAGTgaagtgtgtttgtgaacattGCAAACATGTTTAGAATTTGGAGTATCGAAGTAAATCTTATCTAAATTTTAATCCATTGATTAAATAGTAATTTCCTGCATATTTCAAGGCTTTTTAAGTTGGTTGTGTGTTTTCAAGTCACTGGTCAGTGAACCTTTGTGGGAGGTAACAGTGGGACCTAGTATCATATTATCAACTGTTGCTGGGATTTCTTCAGGTTTTATATCATtttacagtgatttttttttcctctcatcaAAACACAGATCCTTGTCATATTAAAGGTTTGAAATGTTTGGCTTCAGAAATACCTGGGAGACAGCACTTTATTTAAGTCGCATGtgtaacaaacaaaataaatctgtactccagtaaaaacacaagaatGCTCAGACGGTTTTGCACTGTAATGCACATGTAAAACGAATCCGTTCACACGTGTCGCCTTCTTTATGGGGAAACCAGGCtgttatgttgttatttttcctAAACTCTGGATTTCATGTCATGAGTACACATGTATTGACATTAACCACCATATGAGATcgtttgaatatattttttccagAGCTCATTTGAGttgtcttgttgttttttccccctcaaactACTTGTTGTTGTCCAGAAGGGGGCGCTCTCTGGATTGGTTTGCAGAGGCTCGTTATGTATGGGTGTATGAAATGAAGAGAGTGAGAGAGGGTTATACTCAATCAGTTACAAACTGTCATAATTATTTCAGGTTGTGTTGCTTAAACCAGCATgttcttttgttgcttttacatttttgaatcaaaataaatattcttcTTGAGACATAGTTATTACACTGTCAGTACCACATTGTGTTTATACATCGTTTTATTTCACAAGTATACCTCGAAATTTCCAAGATGAGCCATTTTGTATTGCTCCACTGCTGAATGGTGATCATATTTTAagtttgagcttagcagacgaGACATTCTGACATCTGTTTCACCACTATTATGATTCCAGTTCTGTGTGAATATTCAGAGCCTACAGGTTACACTCTGTAGATTTTATTTGCAGCAGTGCAGTGATAATCTCATCTGCCCTGCTGGCTTCACTCCCTCCTCTGCACCCGATGGGAGACTTCTCTGGGAGAGGACATCAGACTGGAGGCTCTGAAGTTCTCTCTGACCGGCTTGCACCGGTCCTGAGTTATGGTGGGGCCTTCCTCTCTGTCGGCTTTAAGACGTCCCTTTCCTGCAGCGGCAGGTTCCTGTGTGCGGGTGGCACGTTGTGGCCCTTTGCTCCTGCTGGAAAAAGGCAGCTGGTGCTCCGTCATGACTCCCCTCTCCGTGCCCAGCCTGAGTGTCTGGCTGGGGCTCCTCTCCACCATCAGATGgaccacctgctgctgcttgtAACTCTCCCTGCGAACGCTGTCGGTCTCTGACAGCGTCATCCTGGAACACAGGCACACACGCTCTCTGTAAAACTACCACAAACAGCACGGTCTCTATCAGATGCACCACTCCTTTCTGTTTAAGGGGGGAAACACGTTCTCACAAGATGTcacaagaaaaaaggaaacgTGGAAATGTTGTGAATCTAACACAGGTATCAGGTATAACTTATTAGGATGATAACATGAGACAAATCATAGAGTTTCAGACTAACAGAGGGTCAGCATTCTTGGAGGATGACATTTTAGCGGCCTTATCTGTAAATCTGTAATTAATGGCATTAAATACTGTGGTTGTTGCACATGTACTGCCTTAAAATGGCTTGACTTATTTCAGGGTTTATAAATGAAACAACATGTTCCTCAgactttttctgttgttctcATATACCAGCAGGCAGTTCATCTCAGTAGGAAAAAGGCTCGTCATGAGGTCTGTTTTGAAATCTGGTTTCTatg
Proteins encoded in this region:
- the zmp:0000000930 gene encoding telethonin gives rise to the protein MHCVSRGGSYLVNSCCDLQEDNLWRKETYSACWLNVVLETRPQYRMTLSETDSVRRESYKQQQVVHLMVERSPSQTLRLGTERGVMTEHQLPFSSRSKGPQRATRTQEPAAAGKGRLKADREEGPTITQDRCKPVRENFRASSLMSSPREVSHRVQRRE
- the ccdc127a gene encoding coiled-coil domain-containing protein 127, whose translation is MNNLNDPPRWNIEPDQRGREGGDGNHWNYALLVPMLGLAAFRWIWTRDSQNEIQKVKVQYDTDVSTIKSEMESRYRDTLTESRRAVATLELELEKEKQRVKGYQQALVSHSQRLIQERKQLEQEREALNDEKRKSVKSGIAGAALRDALEREASWYQRAAATLRDLEGLLVERQNAYCSLIQPRDHRLEMEKNMLLKVVKDPVAAELGLESDLKDIFKRDKHCADLMNMDKRKNGSLMWVYLKYWQLQITLQRHRRAEEAVFEGRTQSPEK